Below is a window of Hydrogenimonas sp. SS33 DNA.
CGGGGGCTTTCGAAAAAGGAGATCGCAAAACGGGTCGGAAAATGGCTCGAAGCGGTGGGGCTGGAGGGGTTGGAGAGGCGCTACCCCGCCCAGCTCTCCGGCGGCCAGCGCCAGAGGGTGGCCCTCGCCCGCGCCCTGGCCACGGAGCCTTCGGTCCTGCTGATGGACGAACCCCTCTCCAGCCTCGACGAGACGCTGCGCGGGAGACTGGCCGGGCTCATCGTCGAGCTTCAGCAAAAGCGGGGCTTTACGCTGCTCTACGTCACCCATGACCGCAGGGAAGTGGAGACCATCGCGACACGGGTTTACCGGATGGAATGACGGCATGGCAGAAAAGTAGAGGTGCCCTATATAACACTTTTTGCGAATGTCTGATCATGCAAACCTTCGATATAATGAAGAGACGTAACACAAAGCGTGACGTCCTCTATATTTTCGATTTCGAAATATGAAGGAGAGAGCATAAAATCTTTTGGGAGGGCCGGTCTTTGCCAAAACAAGCGAAGCGTTCCCGAAGGGATGTTTTTTTGGAAAACCTGGGCTTTGTCCATCTCTTGCAATAACATCAAATCATAAATACTGCGATTCCGCAAGTGGAGGGGGAGGACATTTGCCGACAAAAGGAAAAAAGTGGGAACCCGTCTCTACCGTTTTCTGGTCGATGAGTGGTTGCTTCTCGTTTCGCTGATCGGCCTGATTACCACATCACTCTATCTGAAGCATTGGCCGCATTACACCTGGCGGGACGGCGCTCCCGTTTTTCTCCTTTATGCACTGTTCGTATCTGTCAAAGGCATCGAAAAGAGCCGTTTGTTGCTCGGTATCTCCGGGTTTTTGGAGAAGAGTCACCATGTGCCTTTGATTCTTGTCATCACTACTTTTTTTCTCTCCATGTTCCTCACGATCGATGTCAGTCTGGTTACGATGCTTCCCATTGTCCTTTCCATGCATCTGAAGCAGAAAGGACGCCTCGTGATTCTTGTGGCGTTGACCGCCCATGCCGGCGCTGCCCTGACCCCTTTCGGAACGCCCCAGAACCTCTTTATCTACACTTATTACGATCCGGGCTTCATCCCTTTCCTGAAGGCAATCGCCCCTTTCTCTTTCGGACTATTGTTCCTCTATCTCCTTGCCGCACTGTTTATGGGAAGAAAGCCCGCTACCAAATTGAAAAGCGGTCACGTCCATATCGAACGGCCCAAAGCTTTCGTCTGGATACTTCTGTTGGGCATCGTCGTTTTGTCTACTTTGCATCTCCTACCGGCAGGGACCGCGCTGTTCGCACCGCTCTATGCCCTTCTCATCGACCGTAGAAGCTTGAAGGTAGATTATGCGCTCTTGTTGACATTTCTCGCTTTCATAGGATTGACTTCCAATATCAAGGCATTGATCGGGGGCACCATAGAGCATCCCGGACATATTTTTCTGCTTTCGAGTCTGACGAGTCAGGTGCTCAGCAATGTACCGACGACCCTCCTGTTCGAAAAGTTCACTTCCCAATGGCAGGCGCTGCTTTGGGGGACCAATGTCGGAGGGTACGGAACCCTTGTCGCAGCCATCGCCAATCTCATCACCTACCGCATCTATAGAGCCTCTGCACCCAAAAATGTAGAGTGCGCTTTCCTGAGAAATTTTACCTTGGCAGGCTTTCTCTCTTTTTTTGCGGGATTTGTCATCCATTTCATGCTCTACAACCATCTGTACCGGTTTTAGAGCTCTCCTTTGGTTTTTGCAGAGTGTCAGCTTTTTGCCGATATAATGATCTTTTGTTACGCAAAACTTGAGTGAAGCCCATGCTTTGGCGGGGACACGAGTGTCCCCTGCACCCCCCTAAAGCTTCGAAATCGGAGATTTCGAGAAGAGGCCACGCCTTTGCGTAACCTCCAATACCTAATGAATCTTGTTGCACCCCGTCGGGTGCGGCACAGGGAGCGATGGAATGCAAAAGAAGATGCAGGTGGTCCAGACACTGCTGGATACGCTGCCGTTCATACGCAAATTTTCGGGCCAGACCGTCGTCGTCAAGTATGGCGGTGCCGCCCAGGTCAATCCGGAATTGAAAGAGAAGTTCGCCCAGGATATCGTACTGATGCATCTGGTGGGCATCAAACCGGTGGTGGTCCACGGCGGCGGGCCGAAGATCACCCAATTGCTGGGCGACCTTGGGATCGAAACCGAATTCGTCGACGGACAGCGTGTCACCTCGAAAGAGGCGATGCGGATCGCCGAAATGGTGCTCAGTGGTGAGGTGAACAAGGAGATTGTCTCCATGCTCAACGACCACGGTTCCAAAGCCATCGGTATCAGCGGCAAAGACGCTCAGTTCATCCTGGCGAGGGCCAAAGACCGCAGCCGCTGGGGCTACACCGGGGTCATCGAAGAGATCAATGCAGAGGTGGTGGAGAATCTGATGAAGGAGCACTTCATCCCCGTCATCGCCCCCATCGCCGCGAGCAAAGACCCGGGGGAACCGGGCTTCAACATCAACGCCGACCTGGCGGCCAGCCGCATCGCCGTGGCGCTGAAGGCGACGAAAGTGGTCTTCCTGACCGACACCCCCGGCGTACTCGACGGCGACGGGCAGCTCATCGGTACCCTGGGGAGCGAAAAGATCGAACTGCTCAAGAACGAGGGGGTCATCAGCGGCGGCATGGTCCCCAAGGTGGACGCCTGCCTGGAGGCGATCCGCGGGGGCGTGCAGAAGGCGCATATCATCGACGGGCGTATCGAACACTCTTTGCTGCTGGAGATCTTCACCAGCGAAGGTGTAGGCACACAAATCGTACATTAAAGGGTGACTATGAGATTATGGAAAAAGAGTCTGGTGCTGGCTTCGGCCATGGTGATGCTGGGGGGCTGCTTCAAAAGCGAAGCCCCCAAGTGTTCCGACCCGCAGGTGATCGGCCTGGTGAAGCAGATCTATGCCGAAAACGTGGCGGAGATGGCCAAAACCAACCCGATGTTCGCCATCTTCAAAGAGGCGATACCGAGCCAGATCGTCTCCATCGATTCGGCCCGGCCCGTCAAATATGACGAGAATATCAAGCTCAGAAGCTGCAAAGCCGTCGCCCGTTTCGACGACAACCGCACCGCCAACATCGAATACACCGTCCAGCTGGATGAGAAGAAGAGCGACCAGTTCTATGTGGAGATGAAATTCGACTTTCTCCAGGGGCTCGCCCAGCAGGGGATGATGCAGAAGATCATGCACGATGTGAAGTAGGGGAACCGATGTCGAAGAAGATCTACTGCATCGCCCAGTTTCGCGCCAGGAAGGGCCGGGAAGATGAGCTTTTCGAAACCCTCAAAGCCCTCGAACCCGACACGTTGCGGGAAGATGGCTGCCTAAGGTATGTCGTGACCAGAAAAATAGAGCACCCCTGTGCGCCGGGAACCACCGACTACCCCATCGTCTTCAACGAGATCTGGGCCGACGATGCCGCTTTCACGGCCCACTGCCGACGGGAGGCGATCCAGAGCTTTTTTCAGCGCGAGTGCGTCGACCCGGAAGGCGCCGTGGAAGCCTACAATGTCTGCGTCTATACCGACGAAGGCGTCCATTACGACGCACCTGAATTCGGAGCTACCTGTGAGTGAGTTTCGCCTGGTGCTTGTGAGCGCCTCGGGCATCGACGAAGCGGAGCGTATCGCCCGCAAAATCGTGGAGAAGGAGCTGGCGGCCTGTGTCAACATCGTCCCCAAAATCAGCTCCGTCTACCGCTGGCAGGGAGAGGTGCAGGAGGACAGGGAAGCGCTGATGCTCATTAAAACCGATGCCAAAAACCTTCCCAGACTCAAAAAGCGCATCAAAAAGATGCATAGTTACGACATTCCCGAATTTCTCGTTTTCGACATAAAAGACGGTGATGACGACTACCTCAAATGGATGGGAAGCGTTCTGCGGTGAACAGGGAACAGTGAACGGTGAACGGTTTCCCAATGACCAATGACTAATGACCAATGACCAATGACCAAACTTGCTATAATCGCGGAAAAATTTATGACAGGAATGACGGTATGACCTTTATCGAAACCCGTGGAAATGACGGTGTCAAACCCTCGGAGGTGGCTTTCAGCGAAGCCATTTTGTCTCCCAGTGCCAGTTTCGGGGGGCTCTATGTTCCCAAAACGCTGCCCCGGCTCGATTTCGACTTTTTCAAAGCCCACACCGGCAGCCACTACAAAACACTCTGCAAAGCGCTTTTCGAAAAGTTCGACGTGGATATCCCCGCAGAAGAGCTGTCGGCGGCGCTGGACCGCTATGACCGCTTCGACGACCCTTCCGACCCGGTTCCGCTGAAGCAGGTGGAAGAGGATGCCTTCGTCAGTGAGCTGTGGCACGGTCCGACCCGCGCATTCAAAGATATGGCGCTCCAGCCTTTCGGCTACATTCTCTCCAAACTGGCCGAGCGCAGGGGCGAGCACTACCTGATCATGGCGGCTACCAGCGGCGATACGGGGCCCGCGACACTGGAGACATTCAAAAATGCCCCCAACATCAAAGTCGCCTGCCTCTATCCTGCCGGCGGCACCAGCGACGTTCAGCGCCTGCAGATGGTCACCGAAGAGGCGGCCAACGAAAAGGTCATCGGCATCCGCGGCGACTTCGACGATGCCCAGACCGCTTTGAAGAACCTGCTCGCCAGCGAAAGTTTCAAGCGCAAGCTCAAAGAGAGCCAGACCGAACTCTCCGCGGCCAACTCGGTCAACTTCGGGCGTATCATCTTCCAGATCATCTACCATATTTACAGCTACCTCAAGCTCGTGGAACGGGGTGAAGTGGCGCTGGGAGAGCATATCTACATCATCGTTCCCAGCGGAAACTTCGGCAACGTGTTGGGTGCCTATTACGCCAAAAAGATGGGACTGCCGGTCGAAAAGCTGCTCATATCATCAAATATTAACAACATTCTGACGGACCTCGTCACCAAAGGGGAGTACGACCTGCGGGGCAGGTCGCTTTGCCAGACCACCTCTCCGGCGATGGATATACTCAAATCCTCCAACGTCGAGCGCGTTCTTTTTGACAAATTCGGCCCCGAGCGGACCAGGGAGCTGATGGAGAGCCTGAACGAAAAGGGCTTTTACAGGCTGAGCGGGGACGAATTGGCGATGCTGCGGGAGGATTTCGACGCCACCTTCTGCAGTGATGAGGAGGGCAAGGCGGTCATCGCAGCCTATGCGAAAAAGGGGTATATCATGGACCCCCACACGGCGACCTGTTTCAAAGCCTACGATCAACTTCGCAAAAAATCCCTCAAAACCGTCATCTGCTCCACGGCGGAGTGGACCAAATTCAGCCGAACCGTCTGCGACGCCCTGGGTCATCCGGTCGAACGGGACATCGAGGCGCTGCAGTGGGTGAGCGGACACTACGGCGTCGAGGTGCCGCCCATGATCGCCGAACTTTTCGAAAAGCCGATCGTCCATGACACGGTGGTGGAGAAAGAGGCGATCGAGGAAGAGATCCTCAAGTTCATCTGATGCGAATCGCCGTCATAGGCGGCGGCGCCGCCGGGCTGATGGGCGCACTGACCGCGGCGAAAGCGGGCGGTGACCGGGTTCATATAGATTTATATGAATCCGGGGACGAGGTGGGGCGAAAGATTCTCGCCTCGGGAAACGGCCGCTGCAACATCTCCAACAAAGACCTCTCTTACCACCATTTCCACGGGTTGGATCCCGCTTTTGTCCAACCGGCCCTGAAGCGCTTCGGTTTTGACGATTTCCGCCGTTTCTGCGAGTCGATCGGCCTGCTCCTGCAGGTTCGGGAGGATGGCCGCGCCTATCCCCTCGGCAACGAAGCGCGTTCGGTACAGCGCGCCCTGAAGCGCGCCGTAGAACGCGCCGGCGTGCAGGTCGTGACCGAGACGCCGGTTTCGTCGCTGCGACGGGAGGGGGGAACGTTCACGCTGCCGACCCCCGCCGGGCCGAAGCGCTACGACCGCATTCTCGTTGCCACGGGCTCTCCGGCGGCGCCGCAGCTCGGCGGCACTGCGGGAGGGCTGGAGCTGGCCGCCTCCCTGGGACACACCCTCATCCCCTCCTATCCGGCACTGGTGGGGCTGCATCTGAAAGAGCGGCGGCACGAAAGGATGCAGGGTGTCAAAACGGTGGCGGCGTTGACACTCTACATTGACGGCAGGGCAGGGAAAAAGGTGACGGGAGACCTGCTCTTCACCCGTTACGGCATGTCGGGTTTCGGGGTGCTGGACATCTCCACCGAGGCTTCCGAAGCCCTCGTGACAGGACGGGATGTCAAGGTCGGCGCGGATCTGCTCCCGGAGCTGGGCCGGCAGGAGATCACAGCCGTTTTGACCCGTTTCGCCAAGGCTTTTTCCCAAACCCCGGTGTCGGAAGTGCTGGAAGGGTTGCTCCCCCATAAAATCGCCCGGACACTCTGTCAAAGCCTGGGACTCGACCCCTCTTTGCCAGCCGGCAGGTTGACACCCAAAGAGATCCGAAGCCTCGGCGCCAGAGTCAAGGATTGGCGTTTCGGCGTCGTGGAGACCCACGGTTACAGACACGCCGAAGCCGCCGGTGGCGGGGTGCACTGCCTGGAAGTCGACAGCAGGACCATGGCATCCAAAAAGGTGGAGGGGCTCTATTTCGCCGGGGAGGTGCTCGACATCGTCGGAGAGAGGGGCGGGTACAACCTCCATTTCGCCTGGGCATCGGGCTATCTGGCGGGTCTTGCCCTGGTGAAATAGCCCTTCTCTCTTTCAGTCTGACATAAGAGCAGTTGGGGGATAATAAATCATAATACCGGATACCAGTTGCAGAAAGAGGTTTGCCATGGAGATTATGAAGTTCGGCGAAGCGGCCAAAAGAATGCATGCCGACCAGGACCGTACGAAAGCGCTGCTGGACGAAAACATCGTTCCCAATATCAAAAAGAGCGGCAACAAACGGGACACCTACTACGTTCCCGAACTCTTTTTCGACTATGCCAAAGCGATGCTCGGTCTCGAAAAGGAGAAGGAGTTCAAACATCTGCCGATAGACGTCGAGACCTACCGGAAGTTTCACAACCGCAAAGGCGTGAAGACCATCGCCTTCTCCAATCTCAAAGGGGGTGTGGGGAAAACTTCCATCGCCGCCAACTTCGCCTACAACCTGGCGCTGCTGAACAAGCGGGTGCTTCTGGTCGACATGGATTCCCAGGCCAACAGCTCCCGCTACTTCGCCAACCGCTACTTCGTCAACGAGAGCATCAAGAACATCTTCGACAAAATGACCCGCAGGGAGCCGGTGGAAAAAGAGGATGTCCGCCGCTACATCGTTCCCATCGACTTCGACAATGCCGAGCTGGAACTGCTGCCCAGCGAACTCTCCCTGGGGCGTATCGTGGAGTTCAGCCGCTCGGTCTTTACGATGCCCCACAAAAAGCTGGCCGATATGCTCAAACTGGTTGAAGAGGATTACGACTTCATCGTCATCGACACCCCGCCCTCGGTGGGTCTCTCCCTGCATATGGCGCTCTATGCCAGTGACCTGGTGAGCATCGTGACCGATGCGGAAGACTTCAGTGTCAACGGCCTCAACGAACTCTACCTGGAGATCCGTGAACTGGCGGAGGAGACCGACCACGATGTCCGGGTCGATTCGGTCTTCATCAACAAAGTCAAAAAGAGCAACATCCACAGCGTCTACATCGAAGCGATCGCCGAGATGGCAGCCCGGGAGGGGATCGACAACGTCTATGTCGTCAAGGAGAGCACCCGGCTCAAAGAGTCCCAGAATCTGCACATTCCCCTCGTAGAGTACAAGAAGGAACTCGAAAAACGGCTGCCGATCGCCGAGAGTATGGTCGAATATGCCGTCGAAAAAGCGCAGGAGGCGTAAAAATGGCCAAACTCGACATTCAGAAATTCAAAAAGAACGCCAAAAGCACCCTGGACAGGAAAGAGAGCCACGGTATCTTCAAAGAGCAGGCGGAAAAGGTGGAGACGATCCCCCTCGACGCTCTGGAAACCGGTCTGGCGATACGCCTTTTCGAGACGGGTTCGGAGCTCTTGAAAGCCTCCATTGCCGAAATGGGCCAGTTGGAGCCGATCGTCGTGCGCCGCGCGGGAGAGAAGTACGAAATACTTGATGGCCACCGCAGGGTCGCCGCGGCCAGAGCGCTCGGAAGGGCGGACATACCCGCGGAAGTGGCGGCGGTCGGGGAGAAGGAAGCCCCCTTCATGCCCTGGCTGCTCAACGCGCCGGAGAGTTTCGACCTCATTGAGACGGCCCTCTACCTGCAGAGGCTGGAGCAGGTGTTCGGCTTCGACGAGGAGACGATCGAGCGCAACATCGGGCTGAAACTCTCCGACTACCGCGAACTCTTTTTCGATTGCCAGGAAGGCGAAGCGCCGCTGAGCGCTTTCAACCGCCACTTCGAAGGGGTGTTGAAACGCTATTTCCGGTTTGTCAACGGAGAGCTCGACATCGAGAAGAGCGGGGTGAGGCTGCGCCTCAAAATCGACGAGGCCAAAGCCGATGACAAAGCGAAAGCGGAAATCTATCGTTTGATATTCCGTCTTTCAAAGCTATGAAAATCCATTTTTTGATACGTCTTTCATTTGGCGGCCTGCTTTTTTTATTTCTGCTTACCGGCTGCGGCGGCGAAAACGGCTCTGCCGCCTCCGAAAAGCAGGAGCCTCGCAACTATACGCTCCATACAAACGTTACTGCGACGGTTTTCTGGATCGGTGAGGAGGCGGGGCCGCAAAACGGCGGTATCGCCAATCGTTCCAGTGCCTGGGATGAAAACTGGGTGGCGCATTACGGCGGTATCGACACGCCGAAGAGTCGCAAAGGATACGGGCCGGCGGGTTTCTTTCCTCATGAGAACCCTTTTTATGCGGCACTCCCTTTCAATGATTTTGATGCCGAGGGTCTCAGGAAGGCGAATCTTTCCGGGATCATCCCCTGGTATGAAGCCGGATTGCCGGATGGTCGTTCCTACTGCAAAAACCGATGGATAGAAATCGTCAAAGGGAGCCGAAAAGCCTATGCCCAGTGGGAAGATGCCGGTCCTTTCGGCGAAGATGACGCCGCCTATGTTTTTGGCGATGCGAGACCGAAAAACCGGATCAACGAAGGAGCGGGCATCGACCTTTCGCCGGCGGTAAGGGACTATCTCGGCCTGGAGGATATCGACCGGGTTGCGTGGCGTTTTGTCGATGAGAAAGATGTTCCCCAGGGGCCCTGGAAAAGGGTTGTTACGGTCAGCGGTGTCGATTGGCCGGCGTGGGTTTCTTTGGCACCCCGTACGACATGGCAATGGCAGTTGCAGGGTGAGGTGAATCTCTCTTATGATGTAGATATGTACGATATCGACCTTTTCGAAGCGGAGCAAGCATTGATCGGGAGACTCCATGCCGACGGAAAGTATGTGGTCTGTTATTTCAGTGCCGGCAGTTATGAAAAGTGGCGTGAGGACAGCGGAAGATTTCCCGAAGCGGTTCTCGGAAAACCGCTCCGGGAATGGGAAGGAGAGAGATGGCTGGATATCCGTGCCGAATCGGTTCGCGGCATTATGAAATCAAGGCTTGAACTGGCAAAAGCGAAAGGGTGTGATGCCGTGGAACCGGACAATGTAGACGGATATGTAAACAATACCGGTTTTGTTCTGACGGGAAGAGATCAGCTTGACTATAACCGGTTTCTTGCCGAAGAGGCCCATAAGCGGGGTTTGGGAGTGGGACTGAAAAACGACCTGGATCAATCGGAAACTTTGGAACCCTGGTTCGACTTCTCAATGAATGAAGAGTGTCATCAAGATCAGGAATGTGACCTTCTTACTCCTTTTATAAGAGCGGGGAAACCGGTTTTCAATGTAGAGTATGCACAAAAATACAGAGAAGATATAGATGCCCGGTACATGCTTTGTGAAGATGCGAGAAGGCGGGGTTTTCACACACTCGTTCTTCCGGCCGGACTGGATGACAGTTTCCGCTACAGTTGTGACAACACTCCCTGAAAGTTCTATAAAGTACCGATTTAGACCCTGGAGAAACGTTACATACAAGAGTGTGGTTGAAAAATTAGATATGACCGTCTGATTGCAATAGACGAAAGATAGGTAATAGTGCAGGGTTGTTGCTGTTCAAAACTTTTCCTCTGCCGGAGAGTCCGGAAAACGATGGTTTTCCGAACCGCTCCATCGGGAAAAAATGTCGTGAATCCTATTTCTCCCACGCCCATCTTCTGACTTGGCGGTGGCACCATGTGCATTGCTGCATGATATGTGTATACCCTGCGGCAATCCGTGAATAGTCGTGTTTGCTGAAGATATCTTCACGCATCATGTCAACATATTTCTGAATTTTCATTTCACTCTGTTTGGCCATGCTCATGGCAAATTCAGGATTGTCGGGCATGAATCTCTTCAGAGCCTCTCCATGTTTAGTGAGAAAACCGGGACGCACCCTCTTGAGGTCCCTTACGCCGGCGAGCAGCAGTACTCTGTCGTTGTAGAGTATCGCTTTTTGGATCCGCATCAATCCGTTGGCCATGGATTTCATGGTATTTTTGAGCGCTTGTTGCTCCGGGGTCATTGGTGTTTTTGTCTGACCGGCACCCAACATCACAATTCCGAGTCCGAGTGTCAAAAGAATCTTCTTCATGACAGCTCCTTTCGTTGTGATAAGAATATTTTATTCCAATAACCCAAAGGATGCCTTGAAAAATATAAATTAAGATTATATTTAATCTATTGGTGCAAGGTGATGTGAAATTCCATAGAAGTGATCGTCAGGAAAAGAGAAGAGAGTAGGGGCGCTCCAGTTGCTGCACGAGGGCCGGGATGCTGACGTTTCGGCTGACTCTAACGAACTCTTTGCCGTCGAGAAAGACGATGGCCGTGGGGATGGAGAAGACGCCAAACTGCGCCGCGATGTCGGGGTGTTCGCCCACATCCACGGTGATCTTTTCTATTTCGGGGAAACGGTCGTCGAATGCTTCGAAGAGTTTGGGCTGCAGGGCGTGGCAGACGTTGCAGTGCTCCCCCCAGAAGTAGAGCATCACCCCCGGTTTTTCGGCTATGGCTTGCTGTACGCTTTCCAGTGTCATCGGTCACTCCTCTCTATTTTCCAGCTCTTCCTTGAGCTCCAGCAGCTCCAGGTAGCGGTCGGCTTTGGTGTTGTAGGCCACCTCCAGCCCGTTCAGTTCGTCGGTCAGTTTCTGGATGCCCTTTTCCTGATAGCAGTCGGGGTCGGCCAGGCATTCGTTGATTTCGGCGATGCGGTTTTCGAGCGCATCGATCTCCTCCGGCAGGGCGTCGAGTTCCCGCTGCTCTTTGTAGCTCAGTTTTCTTTTCTTTCTCTGGGCCTGCTTTGCCACCGGCCGGGGTTTCTCCTGTTCCGTTTCGATCTCGTGTTCGTAGGCTTCCAGGTTTTTGAGCTCCTTTTCGATGGCGAGAAATTCGGAGTAGGGCCGGAAGCTCTCCTCGACGATGCCATGGCCTTTGAAAATGAAAAGTTTTTTTGCGATCTTGTCCACGAAATAGCGGTCGTGGCTGACGAAAATGAGGGCGCCGGGAAAGTTGAGCAGGTACTCTTCGAGAATGTTGATGGTGGGAATGTCGAGGTCGTTGGTCGGTTCGTCGAGGATGAGGCAGTCGACCTTTTTAGTAAAGAGCAGGGCCAGGGCGACCCGGTTCTTTTCACCGCCGCTGAGCACGCCGATCTTCTTGTCCAGGTACTCCTTGGGAAAGAGAAAATTTTTCAGGTAGCCGTAGACGTGCATGTTCTTGCCCTGTACGTCGACCCGGTCGCCGCCGTAGGGGCAGAAGGTTTCGATGAGGTTTTTGTCGTCGTCGAGCATCTCCCTGTGCTGGTCGAAATAGCCGATTTTGAAATCACCCCGTTTGATGACGCCGGCGTCGGGTTTCTCCCGCCCCAGCAGCAGGTGAAGGAAGGTCGATTTTCCGCTGCCGTTCTTGCCGACGATGGCGATGCGGTCTTTCTGGAGGATGCGGTTGGAGAAGTTGTGGATGAGCAGTTTCTCCCCCAGCCGTTTCTCCAGATGCTCGATCTCGAAGAGGACCTTTTTCCGGCTGACCCCCTCTTCGCGGTTGAAGTGGTGTTTCTCCCGCTCCAGTTCCAGTTTGATCTTCCGGATGGCGGCAGGGTTCTTTTTCGCTTTTTCCCGCAGCTCCATGACCCGCTTTTTGCGCCCCTCGTTGCGTTTGAGCCGTGCTTTGACCCCCCGGCTGAGCCACTCCTCTTCGGCTTTGAGGAGTTTGAGGAGGTTTTCGTGCTCCTTCGCCATGGCCTGCAGCAGCTGCTCTTTTTGCTGGAGGTAGCTTTCGTAGCCCCCCTTGAAGCTGCGCAGTTTGTGGTCGTCGATCTCCACGGTGCGCGTGGCGATGCGGTCGATGAAGTAGCGGTCGTGAGAGATGAGAAGCAGGGTGAAGCGCTCTTTGAGCAGGAGCTCTTCGAGAAATTCGACCATATAGACATCCAGGTGGTTGGTCGGCTCGTCCAGCATCAGGATGTCCGGCTTTTTCAGAAGCAAAGAGGCCAGCGCCACGCGGCGCTGCTCGCCCCCGCTGAGGAGGTTGACGGGGCGTTTTTCGTAGGTTTTGAGGTCGAACTCTTTGAGGATGCGTTCGATCTTGTCGTCCAGGTTCCAGGCGTTGTGGTAATCGAGAAAGGCAGTCAGTTTGGCGTGCTCCTCCAGCAGCGCTCTGTTGTCAAAATCCTCAGCCAGAAGATGGGAGAGCTCTTCGTAGCGGGCTTTGGCGGCCTGGATTTCGGTCAGCTCCTTCTCGATGGCCTCCCTGACCGTGACGCCCGCCTCGAACACGGGCTGCTGCGGCAGCATCTCGATACGGATGCCCTGACGGACGATGCGCTTGCCGCCATCGGGTTCGATCTCGCCGGCGACGATCTTCATGAGGGTGCTCTTGCCGCTGCCGTTACGCCCCACGATGACGATGCGTTCGCCCTCGTCGATATGGAAATCGATCCCTTTGAAAATGATCTGATGTTCGAACTGCTTGTCGACATCCAGGAGGTCTACGAGTGCCATGGAATCCTTTTCTTATGCGATGCAACTACTTCGTTGTTTCGGAAATGGATTTTAACCTATCTGGGCTATAATCCGGCTAATTCAACCGATCGGGGCTATTTTCATGATTCAGGCACTCTCCATTCTCTACTTTCTCTATGTTCTCGTCAAGGTTTACATCAGTGTCATGCAGATCGGCTATGTGGCCAGGGCCAAAGATATGCCGCCGGTGCTGATGAAACCGAGCACCTGGATGAAATCGGCCCGCTATCTCATATCCACGGAGCGGGTGAAGATCGTCGAGACGCTGGTCGATTACGCCCTCTTCGTCTTCTGGCTCGCCTGGGGCCTGCACTGGCTCGATACGGTCACCTGGAGCATGGATCCGGTATGGCAGGCGGCGGTGGCCGTCGACATCTTCCTGGTGGTCAACTATGTGGTTGAGCTTCCTTTCACCATCTACCAGACCTTCGTCATCGACGAGCGTTTCAAATTCAACCAGATGACACCGGACCTTTTCATCAAAGACCAGCTCAAAAAGGGTGCGCTGACACTTGCGGTCGCATCGCTGCTGAGTGCGGCGGTCGCCTGGATCATCGTCAACGTGCCGATGTGGTGGTTCGTCAGCTTCCTGCTGATCTTCGCGGTGATCGTTCTGCTCAACCTTCTCTACCCCACCTTCATCGCGCCGATGTTCAACAGGTTCACCCCCTTGAAAGATGAGAAACTCAAGGCCAAAATCGACGACCTGCTCCAAAAGAGCGGTTTTCAAAGTGAAGGGGTCTACGTCGTCGACGCCAGCAAGCGTGACAGCCGGCTCAACGCCTACTTCGCGGGGCTTGGCAGGGCG
It encodes the following:
- the thrC gene encoding threonine synthase — protein: MTFIETRGNDGVKPSEVAFSEAILSPSASFGGLYVPKTLPRLDFDFFKAHTGSHYKTLCKALFEKFDVDIPAEELSAALDRYDRFDDPSDPVPLKQVEEDAFVSELWHGPTRAFKDMALQPFGYILSKLAERRGEHYLIMAATSGDTGPATLETFKNAPNIKVACLYPAGGTSDVQRLQMVTEEAANEKVIGIRGDFDDAQTALKNLLASESFKRKLKESQTELSAANSVNFGRIIFQIIYHIYSYLKLVERGEVALGEHIYIIVPSGNFGNVLGAYYAKKMGLPVEKLLISSNINNILTDLVTKGEYDLRGRSLCQTTSPAMDILKSSNVERVLFDKFGPERTRELMESLNEKGFYRLSGDELAMLREDFDATFCSDEEGKAVIAAYAKKGYIMDPHTATCFKAYDQLRKKSLKTVICSTAEWTKFSRTVCDALGHPVERDIEALQWVSGHYGVEVPPMIAELFEKPIVHDTVVEKEAIEEEILKFI
- a CDS encoding ABC transporter ATP-binding protein — its product is MIELKDVTKRYGDVTVLENFSLKVERGERLAVVGPSGCGKTTLLRLIAGFEAPQRGEVRLQGRPVAAEGAILVPPEKRGVGMVFQDLALWPHMRVFDNIAFGLKMRGLSKKEIAKRVGKWLEAVGLEGLERRYPAQLSGGQRQRVALARALATEPSVLLMDEPLSSLDETLRGRLAGLIVELQQKRGFTLLYVTHDRREVETIATRVYRME
- a CDS encoding SLC13 family permease gives rise to the protein MGTRLYRFLVDEWLLLVSLIGLITTSLYLKHWPHYTWRDGAPVFLLYALFVSVKGIEKSRLLLGISGFLEKSHHVPLILVITTFFLSMFLTIDVSLVTMLPIVLSMHLKQKGRLVILVALTAHAGAALTPFGTPQNLFIYTYYDPGFIPFLKAIAPFSFGLLFLYLLAALFMGRKPATKLKSGHVHIERPKAFVWILLLGIVVLSTLHLLPAGTALFAPLYALLIDRRSLKVDYALLLTFLAFIGLTSNIKALIGGTIEHPGHIFLLSSLTSQVLSNVPTTLLFEKFTSQWQALLWGTNVGGYGTLVAAIANLITYRIYRASAPKNVECAFLRNFTLAGFLSFFAGFVIHFMLYNHLYRF
- a CDS encoding putative quinol monooxygenase codes for the protein MSKKIYCIAQFRARKGREDELFETLKALEPDTLREDGCLRYVVTRKIEHPCAPGTTDYPIVFNEIWADDAAFTAHCRREAIQSFFQRECVDPEGAVEAYNVCVYTDEGVHYDAPEFGATCE
- the cutA gene encoding divalent-cation tolerance protein CutA; the protein is MSEFRLVLVSASGIDEAERIARKIVEKELAACVNIVPKISSVYRWQGEVQEDREALMLIKTDAKNLPRLKKRIKKMHSYDIPEFLVFDIKDGDDDYLKWMGSVLR
- the argB gene encoding acetylglutamate kinase; the encoded protein is MQKKMQVVQTLLDTLPFIRKFSGQTVVVKYGGAAQVNPELKEKFAQDIVLMHLVGIKPVVVHGGGPKITQLLGDLGIETEFVDGQRVTSKEAMRIAEMVLSGEVNKEIVSMLNDHGSKAIGISGKDAQFILARAKDRSRWGYTGVIEEINAEVVENLMKEHFIPVIAPIAASKDPGEPGFNINADLAASRIAVALKATKVVFLTDTPGVLDGDGQLIGTLGSEKIELLKNEGVISGGMVPKVDACLEAIRGGVQKAHIIDGRIEHSLLLEIFTSEGVGTQIVH